The following nucleotide sequence is from Ornithodoros turicata isolate Travis chromosome 2, ASM3712646v1, whole genome shotgun sequence.
AAGTCGTTGGGGAGTGCGCAAACAACTTGAATCCTGGTTCATCAAACGAACAAATAATGCTTTGAACAAGCACCCAGGACCACTACCCGACTGCTACGCCCCCTTGCTACATAAATAGTACCGGGTAGCCGCCTCCTGCTTCATTCCGAGGGGGGGGGTCTGCATAGGCTCCGAAACGTCAATGTCTGTTGTTAAAATTTTAATTCGTTGTGTACGTCGTGTGTATTTTTATCACTTTTACAAATTTGATACTGTGCGCTTGCTTTCCTGATAGGGCTTGACGACCATATTTCCAGTTCTCCTATCAATGCTATCCATACACATTTGTTCGCAAAAGGCGGTACATAAAAAGCTAGCTTGTAAGCCAATGTAGTAGATGTCTGCTGAGGCTTCTATTCATCTTGCAAGACCATCTGTGATGTTTTCATGACTTGTCTTAGCTTAATGGGTGGAAAGGTTACTTGTTAGTTGCTTTGTTGACAAGACTATAAAGGCTCCTCCCTTGTTCTCTTGTGGTCCCGTTCCTTAGCATGACGAAGCCAAGACTTGACAACCTTTTCGATGTCAAAGTCTGTTGTTTCCTTCAGCCGCTTGTTAGACCTGACAGCATCTGTGAAAAGAAAATGAGTGAATTGCACATGGTCTAGTATGGAAAATGTTTGGAGACAATTATAACGCCTTTGTTCTTTGCACTTCACGCAATGTACCATTTGCTGTGTTGTACTGCGGGCTGCACTCGAAGTTCAGTTCACAACAGTGTTAGAGGAAGCAGTACTGGACATCATCCAACATTCTTGCACCAGTTAACATGACCACCTTATATATTTCTTGCCATGTGACTGAATATATTAATTTACTAAATTTTCCTCTCCGATAATAATACTGTGATATGCGTAAAGGAAGGTGTTCATCTCCTGAAATAGTCACGCGTACACACCAAGTATGGTATCATGCTCCTCTGCCGGTGGGTTTATAAGCTAGGGATGGCTGTTCAAGCAGTACCCTGTACTTGGTGTTGAAATTGGAGGCACCACGTATTAATGGCACAACACAGAAAGAGACCTATACATAGCCTATCTATAGGTCTATCTACTCAGTGCAACGAAATTGAAAAGCAGGCAACAGCAGGTGCCTATCAAGGGAAATGCCACGTATAAAgcattttcaaaatacttcACAACATGAAACCTGATGCATACCTCGCAGCACTGCCCAAGACTCTAGTTCGCAGAACTTGAGCTTCCCTTTCGCACCCTGCCAGCTAAAGTTAGCGGCCACATTATCTGTGCAGAGCAGCCTCAGGATCCTTGTGGCTGCGTCGTGGACTGTTGCTCCTCCAAAACTTGACCAGAAACGCTTCTGAAGTACAAGCAGAGAAGTAAATATTATCACACAACTGGACTTTTCTTATAAGACATATCTTAATGCGACAAATACGTACTATTTTTCCTCTTGTTGTGCTGGAGGTCAGGGATGAATCGAACTTCAGGAAGTCATCCAAACTGCTGTAGGGGCCTTCAGTCACATCATCTGTCTCGGGCACGGCCACTCCCGAGTTTGTAGCTAATGACACCAGAGTGTCAAGTTGGGTCGTATGTTGTTCTTGTTTCATCTTGATGGCATGCAGAAGCCTCAGTATCTCTAGATGAAACTCTAgacaaaaagacaaagaaagccAGAGACATTCATCCACAAAATTGTTCATGGAATCAGGTGAATGATGATATAAGGTCACAAGGCACGATAGAAGCATATGTATCGCGTTAAGAACACGTACATGCTAAATACAAAGTAGTGTATGCAGGAGGGAAATTGCCCCTCTTCACTgccaaaaaaaggaagagagtCTCTTCCATGCATGTAACACACAGGCAAGTATGATGTTGTATATGGCACACTGGTACAG
It contains:
- the LOC135386407 gene encoding uncharacterized protein LOC135386407, encoding MATRYACTQMSQDRYLIVKFPEENDAVAVVPVAWVVNGLCAWPPEKDSVKIQHMVKTCQTPVNGWKLCQCKRLRGYCTYEEARTRLAQAEETSDLQSEVEGPRKRKKKAPRDSDVSDYEEWDETERRPHEPTARRSPSINTSLGTTSWSDEVEDISRSTVCSVVNDKFHLEILRLLHAIKMKQEQHTTQLDTLVSLATNSGVAVPETDDVTEGPYSSLDDFLKFDSSLTSSTTRGKIKRFWSSFGGATVHDAATRILRLLCTDNVAANFSWQGAKGKLKFCELESWAVLRDAVRSNKRLKETTDFDIEKVVKSWLRHAKERDHKRTREEPL